The region ACAGTGTCCCTGAGGACAGTGTCTTTGAGGACAGAGTCCCCGAGGACAGTCTCTGAGGACAGAGTCCCCGAGGACAGAGTCCCCGAGGACAGTCTCTGAGGACAGAGTCCCTGAGGACAGAGGCCCTGAGGACAGAGTCTCTGAGGACAGTGTCTCTGAGGACAGAGTCCCTGAGGACAGCGTCTCTGAGGACAGAGGCCCCGAGGCCCTGAGGACAGTGTCCCTGAGGACAGTCTTTGAGGACAGAGTCCCCGAGGACAGTCTCCGAGGACAGAGTCCCCGAGGACAGAGTCCCTGAGGACAGAGTCCCTGAGGACAGAGTCTCTGAGGACAGTGTCTCTGAGGACAGAATCCCTGAGGACAGAGTCCCTGAGGACAGAGTCCCTGAGGACAGAGGCCCCGAGGACAGAGGCCCTGAGGACAGAGGCCCCGAGGACAGAGGCCCTGAGGACAGAGTCCCTGAGGACAGAGGCCCGAGGACAGAAGCCCTGAGGACAGAGTCCCCGAGGACAGTCTCTGAGGACAGAGTCCCCGAGGACAGTGTCCCTGAGGACAGTCTCTGAGGACAGCTCACCTGTCCTACTTCAGgtgtttctgatgttttctggATGAGGAAGGCTCGGCTCATGCAGAACTTTATCAAACCCACCGGTGTTTGTGACAACTCTGATCCTTTTATGACGACATCACCATCGAACCGTTATCAGAACCAAACACTGTCACTGGGTCAGCTCGACCCAGTTATCAGGACTGTAACACCCGAACCTCCCCGGGACTCTGTTATCACCTCCCACACAAGCCAAATATCCCATAAAACCCGGACAGCTGCTTGTCTCCAAGGCTGACGTCATCAACAGCAACAATGTTTCTGTCACTCACCTTTAACAACATGCAGCAGCAGCCCGTCCTCACTgcgagaacaaaacaaacttctccTGTTCGCCATCTTCAAACTGTACATGTCGAAGAGCCTGGTGTCTGTGCGCATGCGCATGTTGGCGCCATCTAGTGGCCTGGCCCTGGAACTGCAGCTGGTTGATGCAGAGAGACACTGGAGGACTATGGCGTTACttttgtgccaccaggttgagcgcgcagtgacactgatttgagagtacagaccgctcaactctgacaaactgctcgcgctcggctctctctccgCGCGCTCGACACTCTCTGCTTGCGCTCGGCTCTGACAAACCGctcgctcgctctgctctcttttgtttttctgaaaaaatctcattaaaatctgaatacttttgcagtttGAGTTNNNNNNNNNNNNNNNNNNNNNNNNNNNNNNNNNNNNNNNNNNNNNNNNNNNNNNNNNNNNNNNNNNNNNNNNNNNNNNNNNNNNNNNNNNNNNNNNNNNNNNNNNNNNNNNNNNNNNNNNNNNNNNNNNNNNNNNNNNNNNNNNNNNNNNNNNNNNNNNNNNNNNNNNNNNNNNNNNNNNNNNNNNNNNNNNNNNNNNNNNNNNNNNNNNNNNNNNNNNNNNNNNNNNNNNNNNNNNNNNNNNNNNNNNNNNNNNNNNNNNNNNNNNNNNNNNNNNNNNNNNNNNNNNNCTCTacgaagaagaagacgaaggaggccagtctgtgattggctggtggcgtggctcatttacatacaactttgggttgcgagcgcagagagagcagagcgagcgagcggtttgtcagagccgagcgcgagcagagagaggcgagcgcgagcagtttgtcagagttgagcggtctgtactctcaaatcagtgtctctgcgcgctcaacttggtggcacaaaagTAACGCCATAGAGGACGGAACTGGACTCTGCTGTGTCCACACTGAGacaggacatggaggacagggCTACAAGTGTTATAATGATGATTAGATCTGCTGCCTTTGGGttggaaataaaactaaactatatctatttaaaaactggtgttttaataaatctttaaagtAGTGTGGCATATATTTCTCATCAGAACTTAATGTCTGATTGATTTTAGAGTAAAGTATCAGGATTCTGAAATTTAAAGTACTCAAAATTGAAATTGTTCAGACAGAAAAGTAAGAATGCTGTTAGAAACCATCTGTAGGATTAATCTAAAGATTAAATGTTCTTTAGATTCATTTCCGTTGTttgatgttttaacatttaatactAAAATACACAGAACTTAAAAGAGCCCATTGATAATATCTCAGCAGACATGTTACATCAGAATTACACTTTTTAACTTCCTAAAACCCTTAAAATGCAGGAGCTTGCCACAAAGGACGAGCGCCCCCAGGTGGCTGAGTCCAGTTAACACgtctaagccccgcccctccagGTAAACTAACGGGACATTTAcctgaccaaaaaaataaagacacttcAGATCATTTATTTCAGGTGTCAGTTTCTGTTCACTCAcagttgctgctgtttgttcaaagatgtctttttaaaataagtttattttttatcagttatTTGAGGCTTTGGAAAAAGCGTCACGTTtcactgtgattgacagcctgtGGAGGCGGGACTTCCTATCAAGAAACTGGATCCAAAGAGTCAACaaggcagcagctaaaagccacatgttggcttcagtttttaaagttaacGAGGTCCTCCGCCCGTCTTCATATTGGTCGAGGGCTCTGACGACTCTCAGAGCGTCTCTGGGacttcctgcagctgcagacccCGTCCCAGGATCATCCCGTGACGTCACACAGAGACTCCAGCAGCTGGAAGTAGTTGTACTTGATGTCGTACTCCATGTCGTACCAGAAGTTCACTGCGACAGATCAGAGGACAGACTGAACATAAAGCTGTGAGCAGAGGACTGAAGCTGGAGGTTCTGAACTGTCGTCCCCGTCCTACAGGGGGGGTTTGTACCTGCGATGCAGCCGTGAGACTGCTGGACGTGGTGGAACCACAGGGACGGCAGGTAGAGCATCTCTCCAGCCTTGACCGTGCACCAGAGAGGCTCAGCCTGTCGGTACTGGGGGTACCGCTCCAAGTCCGGGTCCAGGGGGTCCAGGGGGATCCAAGGAACCTGAGGATGAGAGGGTGAGGGGTTCAGGTGCCTCCGGAGTTTCAGACTCCTGAGATCAACAGACGTGAACCTGAACGCACCTTCTGAGAGTCTCTCTGATCGACGACCTTGAACTCACCGTCGTCCTGCTGGTGGTAAACAGCTGGCTGGTACACACCTGACAGAGACGGTTACCATGGTTACTGCGGTTACATCAGGCGGGTCATAACTACGGCAGCTGCTTCAACAAGTTAACAGGTTACTGCAGAACCTGATCACCTgctgagaaaaacagaagaaaacggACCGGTTGCCGCGGTAACAGAAAGCGACGCGGGCTGGTTGCCAGGCTACCGGGAGTGATGCGGATTGGTCGCTGCAGTTGCCGACGGTGACAGGAACCGGTTCCCGCGGTGGACGCTGGTTGCTACggttattaaaaacaatgtgtgCTGGTCGCCATGGTTACCGTAGGGGATGAAGGGTCGGTCAGTTGGCGGGAGCAGGAGGAAGTGTTTCTCTCCAGAAACGACACAGTAAAGGTTCTCGTAGGGATCTTTGtgcactgaaagaaaagaagaagaagaagaagacatcCAACCGTgctgaaaacacaagaagagaaactgatttattcatCTGAGTGATGATGAATTTAATaacagtttaaactttatttatatttgaccAGAGAGTCTGATGGCTGCTAGTTGAACCCATGAGGCTCTGGGTGCAGAACATCTAAACAAGGAATGGGGCAGTCAGTCTGGGAGAACATTTATCctaatgttctttattttcataGGATGACTGGTTCTTTCTGTTCTCGTCTTTTATTCTGTGCAGGAGTTTATCTTCAGATGCATCCCATAATCGTCACGTGACCGGAGCTGGAGTCTTACTGGATGTGACGGCGTTTGCTTCTCCGAGCCAGAAGTTGACAGCATCCGGTGACTTTCCTgcagaaggaaacaaaatgtgacCCATTAATCCAAAGTAAGAGCTGAAAATGATTCAGGACCTCTGAGGTGTCGTTCTGTTCCCTGAGGTTCTGCAGGAGACATGAGCAGCAAGTTCTACACAGTTCTGATGATGAGACATGTAGGTTTCATGTCTTCTCCTTCATCCAAAGGCTGCCTGCAGGGAGTCTGATCCTCACGTTGATCAGAGCAGAGACCAAATGAAAGAGTTCTTCTTTCTGACTTTGACACCACTCACAGTTTACAGCCCGATCAGATCGATCCGAACTGACCCGGTCCGGACGGAGAACTCACCGAGCGCCGCGCTCATCCAGGGAACGTCAGCTTCCAGGTCGTCCACGAGCTCGGGCAGCTCCTGCAGCAGGTTGGAGCACTGCTTCTGGACGTAAAAGACTCCGCTTTTCTGCACCTGGAAGGTTCGGCCCGACAGGAAGTCAGAACCACGAGGCTCGGCCCGCTCAGAGAGCCGGTCTCCCGCTCCGACCCACCTTCCCCTCGATGATGTCCAGCACAGAAGAGACGCTCATCTGTCGCTCCTCAGGCATCACGAAACGGTCCCCTGCCACGGCGTCGGCGTAACCGTTAGGAGTGACGGCCACggtgatgacctttgacccgatcTTCTCCCTGCAGACATGTGAGGAACCTTTGATGATCTTCCTGGAGAGCAACCTGAGATCTGTTCTTACCTGAGGTACTCCGGGGTCCACCTGGACAGGGCCGGCCAGTGGCTCAGGCCGGCCCGGATGACGCAGGGCCGGTTCGGTCCGACCCAGTCCCGGTAGAACTGCAGCGGCTCCGGGGCTCCGTCCAAATACGGCACCGACTTGTTCAGGTAAAGTTCTGCGAGGCGAGAAAACCCAGAGGCTGTCAGCGATCCACAGAACATCTACAGGTGGAACCCGAGCACTTCCGGTGTCTCACCGTGAGCCTCGTGAGAGAACTCGGCCAGCCGCTCCCGGACAGCTTCCATGTCTGTCTGATCCCAGATCAGTCAGATCTCCTCTGATTTCACTGTTGATTTCATCTTCCCAAACAACAGGCCGCCATACTGCCGGGGCTTTAACCAGTGCGCATGCGCTGGTCTCGCTGAGTGACGTCAGCGCCCCCCGGTGGGAGGAGGGTGAACTGCAGCCACTAGCCGCCAGCTGACaataaactctttatttctttttattaaatacatgtggttcagtttgtttttataagaagtttaaaatgacatttatcaCAGCAcgagttaaagaaaataaaaacatttacagcacaATGCATTTTACCTCCTTCTTTAATTAAACGACCTGGAAAACACCTGGAAGACTCCTGGAAAACACCTGGAAAACACCTGGTCTGATTCCAGTCTCTTAATGTGAGGGTGTTGGACATATTTTACCTCTGGTTCCATCAGCAGCAGACCCACTTTAGAGGGAGAAGCCATCTTCTCGGTTCTCCTTGGTTCTGCTCGGTTCTGCTCGGCTCCTTCGGTCATCTGGACCAGCGGTTCCAAACACTGGGGCTGGGACCACACGGTGGTCCCCAGGTCACAAAACATCAAGTTTGAGATGATTAAGTGACAGAAATCAGtttcagattaaattaaattaaatttgagcTTATTTAGGTTATgattaaatgacatttaaactGATTACTAACATTTATGAGACAAACAGCAGCCTCTCAGTAAATAAtgacagttgttgttgttgttgttgttctgtccTGATTTATTTGACTTCACTTTGATGTTTTCCAACTTGATTGAGAAATAATCacagcttcctgctgctgttctgttttcagcttctcTGTGGTGAATcttagaaatgaagacagaaacaaacacggAACTACTTTTAtagtttctgctgtttctgtagaCGTTCATCTGGTGAGTTATCAGACATGCCGCAGGCGGCGGGTGATAGAGTAAATCTCCAGCTGCAGTTCCTGCTCTGGCCGGACGGTGGCGCTGTGGCTCCGTGGATCCGGCCTCGGGGTGAATTTCAGGgcttcagctcttcttcttcctgcggGGATTTTTCATCCTCTGCAGCCTGAAATCCaacatttctctgtttcttcGGATCAAAGGATGAAACTTTTCTTCCTGACAGAAGAGAAGATTTATTTCACAGATTTCTGCtcagatttgatttatttcacagatttctgctcagattttatgtttaagctgaatttattttatctgcagctAATCTGTGACAGATTTAAAttaatcagataaataaaaataataaaaaacaaaacaatccatcAGTTATCTGATCCTAAATGCAGA is a window of Kryptolebias marmoratus isolate JLee-2015 linkage group LG10, ASM164957v2, whole genome shotgun sequence DNA encoding:
- the jmjd7 gene encoding bifunctional peptidase and (3S)-lysyl hydroxylase JMJD7, whose translation is MEAVRERLAEFSHEAHELYLNKSVPYLDGAPEPLQFYRDWVGPNRPCVIRAGLSHWPALSRWTPEYLREKIGSKVITVAVTPNGYADAVAGDRFVMPEERQMSVSSVLDIIEGKVQKSGVFYVQKQCSNLLQELPELVDDLEADVPWMSAALGKSPDAVNFWLGEANAVTSMHKDPYENLYCVVSGEKHFLLLPPTDRPFIPYGVYQPAVYHQQDDGEFKVVDQRDSQKVPWIPLDPLDPDLERYPQYRQAEPLWCTVKAGEMLYLPSLWFHHVQQSHGCIAVNFWYDMEYDIKYNYFQLLESLCDVTG